One genomic region from Sparus aurata chromosome 15, fSpaAur1.1, whole genome shotgun sequence encodes:
- the socs5b gene encoding suppressor of cytokine signaling 5b: MKKVGNMWSNLKSKCQTLFHNSSGPSESRVEADAVHCVLDLGQGSSSGEAQASGASSPSRSLLPVPMVTAGRRHHNCVSDIPQIVEITIDKDTEDVRGGSGGVPLARRDSYSRHAPWGGKKKHSCSTKTQSSLEADRRSGRLRGSGNRRDRRYGVCSIQEMSDSVSGGRSLNARSLRQRLSDTVGLCLPLPARRRSRSSKNPVTSKRKIHLTELMLETCPFPPGSDLAHKWHLIKQHTAPVSPHSSTALLDAFDPAHPSPEDEEERLRERRRLSIEEGVDPPPNAQIHTLEASVPGSSLYKLGPKMAPGMGEASGEGRASGASSSVGAGSSGACGQVLGAAASAQDCDSEEDSTTLCLQARRPKQRHASGDGHLSRQQPGPWKVHTQIDYIHCLVPDLLQITALPCYWGVMDRYEAEALLDGRPEGTFLLRDSAQEDYLFSVSFRRYNRSLHARIEQWNHNFSFDAHDPCVFHSSTVTGLLEHYKDPSACMFFEPLLTAPLHRTFPFGLQHLARAAICRWTTYDGIGSLPLPPALQDFLKEYHYKQKVRVRWLEREPPLKVK; the protein is encoded by the coding sequence ATGAAGAAAGTGGGCAACATGTGGAGCAACCTGAAGAGCAAATGTCAGACACTCTTTCACAACAGTTCAGGACCCAGTGAAAGCAGGGTTGAGGCCGATGCCGTCCACTGTGTGTTGGATCTTGGCCAAGGAAGCAGCTCAGGTGAGGCCCAGGCATCAGGAGCCTCCAGCCCATCAAGGAGCCTCCTGCCAGTGCCAATGGTAACAGCAGGACGGCGCCATCAtaactgtgtgtctgacatcCCTCAGATAGTAGAGATCACTATTGACAAGGACACTGAGGATGTACGCGGGGGATCAGGGGGTGTTCCCCTGGCCCGGAGAGACTCCTATTCCCGTCATGCTCCTTGGGGGGGCAAGAAAAAACACTCATGTTCCACCAAAACCCAGAGCTCTTTGGAGGCTGACAGACGGTCTGGGCGCTTACGGGGGAGTGGAAATCGTAGGGATAGACGTTATGGAGTCTGCTCCATCCAGGAGATGAGCGACTCTGTATCTGGAGGACGAAGTCTGAATGCCCGGTCATTGCGCCAGCGACTGAGCGATACAGTAGGGCTATGCTTACCCCTGCCCGCTCGCAGACGTTCCCGCTCATCAAAGAACCCTGTCACCTCCAAACGGAAGATTCACCTGACTGAGCTCATGCTGGAGACCTGCCCCTTCCCACCAGGCTCAGACCTAGCACACAAGTGGCACCTGATCAAGCAACACACAGCGCCGGTCAGCCCACATTCCTCCACTGCCCTGCTGGATGCCTTTGACCCAGCCCACCCCTCTCCCGAGGATGAGGAGGAACGTCTGCGCGAGCGTCGCAGGCTTAGCATCGAGGAAGGTGTGGACCCACCACCTAATGCACAGATCCACACCCTGGAGGCCTCAGTGCCGGGCTCCTCTCTCTACAAACTGGGACCAAAGATGGCTCCTGGCATGGGAGAGGCCTCTGGGGAAGGCCGAGCTTCAGGGgccagcagctctgtgggtgcTGGATCATCAGGTGCCTGTGGTCAGGTGTTGGGGGCTGCAGCATCAGCCCAGGACTGTGACTCTGAGGAAGATTCGACGACCCTCTGTCTGCAGGCCAGGAGGCCCAAGCAGAGGCACGCCTCCGGGGATGGTCACCTGAGCCGACAGCAGCCTGGGCCCTGGAAGGTTCACACCCAGATAGACTATATCCACTGTCTGGTACCGGACCTATTGCAGATCACAGCTCTGCCCTGCTACTGGGGCGTGATGGACCGCTATGAGGCTGAGGCACTGCTGGATGGGCGGCCTGAGGGCACCTTCCTGCTGCGTGACTCAGCCCAGGAGGACTACCTCTTCTCCGTTAGCTTCCGTCGTTACAACCGCTCACTGCACGCCCGCATTGAGCAGTGGAACCACAACTTCAGTTTTGATGCCCACGATCCGTGTGTTTTCCACTCTTCCACCGTCACAGGACTGCTGGAGCACTACAAGGACCCCAGCGCCTGCATGTTTTTTGAACCGCTGCTTACAGCGCCTCTCCATCGGACCTTTCCTTTTGGCCTGCAGCACCTGGCACGAGCTGCCATCTGCCGCTGGACCACTTACGATGGTATAGGCTCTCTGCCTCTGCCCCCTGCCCTGCAGGACTTCCTCAAGGAGTATCACTATAAACAGAAAGTACGAGTTCGTTGGCTGGAGAGGGAACCACCACTCAAGGTCAAATAG